The following nucleotide sequence is from Archocentrus centrarchus isolate MPI-CPG fArcCen1 chromosome 18, fArcCen1, whole genome shotgun sequence.
CAGGTAGTAGAGCCATCACAACCTTCAAACTGCCTATCACTAACTGTTTGAAGGAAACTGCTTGTTTCCaccaatgaaaaaaacaaacaaaacaaattccccccccccgaaaaataaataaataaattttgccACTGCTAATTCAAAATTTCCATGTACAAACTCAAACTTCAGAAAAAACTAAAAGTCAAGTAGATAACTTAAAAGTCCATGTCGAGTCTATATTTTCAGGAAATTTTGACTCGTGGatggcctttttctttttttttttttccagtggtggaaacaagcttccatagacaTAGACAGaaatttaacacagaagttTCTTCTCTGTTCTGTTCAGTTCCATatgtatataatttatttaatgaaacatGAGCAGGTTCAAGCCTTTTCTGTGAAAAAAGAGTCCGTATAAAGACATGAGCATAATATTAAACTTGAGTCAGTAAATCCAGGGAACTGTGATGGTAAGTGACAGTCACTTTTGCACAGACCTATGAGTCAGCATTTGATTGTATCAGGCTGTcagcagaaatgaaaaaaaaaaaaaaaagtatcttgaCTGCAAACCCACAGAATATCATCAGTGACAGGTTAGAAGTGCAACTTCCATCAACACCAACTTCCACTGAGTCTGTAAACTGGAATCAGTCACTGCAGTTGTTctgtcacagaaacatttttacattcctaaagtaaaataaaaaatcacatCCAATTTTGTTGGTAATTTGAGATCCAATAGGCCAGtgattatacatatatatacggCTTTTGAGCTTTTGGTACCCCAGCTGCGGACAATGAGGCTTGTTATCATTGGAGCCAGTCTCGATGCAGAGAGATATCAAAAATTCAGATTCTACAGGTAGTGGCAATCCCAAATCTTCATAGTCTAGGAAGATGACACCACTCGCCCCCATAGAGCgtggtttatcagagactacctccagaatttgggagtggaaaGGATGGAGtgccctgcctgcagtcctgacctcaaacccactgaacacttgtgggatcagcttgggtgtGCTGTATGTGTCAGAGttaccaacacaaccacattggctgacttgcaacaaatgctggttgatgAATGAGTGTTTGActaagctggtgaccagcatgaggaggagatcttgcttcttcagacttcaatcatccaattcAATAAACCACATCAAACAAGAGTTAACAGGATAAGTTTTATgtcactggcagagaagatttgacaagtttttcatgggcacaacccacaaCTCTGCTGCTACACCCACAAGTgcatttccttacaaatgtagcaccatttaaggggaaacagGTTTTCCAGTGGTATaggatttattgccaagaagcattgttacaaagaTACAGTCGACCAAACACAAATATCGGATACGTTTATATATATGAGTGCCATACTGAAAATGAAGACTAACACTGAGTGATATTCACTCATGTGAAAGTGAGAGTTCGGGTTAGTGTTTTAGGGTAAATAGCAAACAGCCACTGTAGTATTTTTATGAAAGCAGTGGATGACTCACAAAGCTTATACCAAGAGTCATCACTGCATCAAGAGTAAGCCTAAAGCCTTCAACCGCTGAAGCTGAAGATTATGTTTGAGTGTTTTAATAAAGTAGCTGAGATGCCGAGACTTATTGGCATAATAAAAAAGCCACGAAATAGTCGTATTTTAAGATTTACTAGTCTGTAAAATTAAGGCTTGGCTTGCTTGTTCACTCATAACCTGAGAAACAGACAGTGTGGCCTTGTGGTAGGATATGATAACTATTTTCTTATCTGCCGCTAGATTTGATCTTCAGTTTTTTCATGTTTGGCAGACACTTTTTTCTCAGCAGCTCAGTGAGTGGTTCTGATTATTCTCGATattggtttcttttttcttctttttttttttttactttgaaggactCCCATGATGTTACCACACACCCCCAAAGTAAAACATTAGATGGCTCCATATAGCACATATATGGTTTGTGATTGTGTTTTACATCAATTTCTTTGAGTTTCTTTCTGTTCGTTTGCCTCTCTGTGTTGTTGGTTCTGTTCTCTGCAGACATTTTGCATCTGATTGTGAATGTTGTTTACCTCATCTGTCACGTGGACCTTTTGTGTCTTAAATGTGaggtttgcagtgttttgtgtctttgtggtcCTTTTGACCCCATTTGTGGtcatttttgctcattttgtgTCTCTTAAGTATTTTGAGACACTTTGCACCTCTGCATTCTTCTTACTTCCAATAAGGAATGTTAGCTGTAATTCCAACACTCGCATTTTCCCACGGTTTTAATACAAAATGTGAGGTGCATTAGAAAATACAATCTTTGTTAACATGTAGTTATGTAGTAATAAGCACTACATAATAGACTCAGAAGCTGATGTTTGCTGACAGTATGACACATTATTCGACATTTTGTCAAATCAAACGTTCTCATCAAGGACTGACTAACTTTTGAgtttgtttcactttgtttaGTCGGAGTCATCTTGCAGTCTAAGAGACATCAATGATTCAGCTCTCCTAAACTTAGCTATAAATACATGTGGTGTCTGGCCAAAGAGCTCAAGACAAAACACGAATTTCGTAAAATAAAAGGTCGTTATTTGAACAACTCACTCTTAAAACAACCAATAAAAACCCATAAAAGACAACCTGTGATTGAGTGCACTAACAACTGCAATGGTCTAGTTTCCTGTattaacagaaacacaaagacatcaATCACAAAATAATCCCCAAAATAAttacacaacaaaataaaatgtacacaATACTAACCCAAGGTGCACTGTTTCGAGGCCTACCCACAAATGCACCCCTGAAAATAACCTTCAAATctacaagaaacaaaagaagcagtTTAATCAAAattcaacaaaaagaaacaagaaataaataaaacaggaaaaagtaaCCAAAAAGAAATACCATAAAGTCACCAAAACACATGGTCCACATCCCTTCAGGCCTGTAAAGTCATCTGACCTTTTGTCACACCAAGCAGCCTGGGAACATGGCCAAACCAAATAAACATTACAATAATTAACACTTACAAAAACAGTTTACACCTGACCTCAACTTCACATAAGCAGTTGCCATAACACAGGTAAATTTACCTCAGAAGCGCTTTCCCCAGAAACCTCAGGTGTGGCCTTCTACTTCAGCTTAGATGGGTGGAGTGAAAACAACTTCCTACTTCCCATGGAAGTATTTATAGCCTCCCTCCCCCTTCTACTACGACCTTCACAACCCCAAGAAAGTCCCCGGGAAAACCCACACTGCCCACTAGTGgccaaaaaagggaaaacatcCTCCACCCCATTTTGCCACCCGGCTACATACAGTTAGAAAACTCTACGATGAAATTCACTTATTCGTGAACCACCTACTTCCCGTTTTCTCAATGAGACACTACAGTCAACACTCTTGAGCGTCATTTGGTCACAGGCTGCTCACTGAAGAGGAAGCATGAGAGAATTTATCAAAGTTTGCGTGTTTTTTCATCTCCACTTTCTTCTAACCTGTGGATCAGCCACGCTCGTCTGTCTTATCGTGCTCGCAGTGGGAATACCTTCGTGTACAGGTAGGTAGGAATTTTATAATCCCACGGGACTGGTTTCTGTCATGTCGGGTTGAACCCAAGGAGCAGACACAGCAATGTTTATTTACAGGTGGATACGATGGAGGGTGGacggaggaaaaaaacaaacgagCGCCCGTGGGGGCGCGTCTGGCTAATCACGGGGAATCTgcgggagagagagaaaatatgtTAAACAGGTGCAGGATATATAATGGCGGAGGTGGAGTGAGTGAGTGACCTTACTGTtagtgtgtgagggagagacCCAGGGTAGCGGACCGTGGGCAGGCGGGCATTAACCGGGAGCGGGCTGGGGTGAAGGCGGCAGAAATTTGCCCAAGTTGGCAAACCCGCCACAGGTTCTACCTGAAACAAGCAGACAGCAcccccaaccaccaccaccacacagcCCACCCCTGTCTGCATGGGGTTTCCTCGACTTACTTTGCAAAATTCATGTTAATACATTCGTTAAAACGTTTGCTGAAATGGAGAGGACCTCGGTGTCTCTGCCTCTGAAGCGGTTTATCTGTGTACGCCATGCAGGCTGCAGATGAGCAGAACTTGCTCGAGAATGACTCAAGACGTCTTCAGTATTCAAGCGATTCGTTAAAAGCCACCGACATATCAAATGATGCGAAGTATAAATTAACTGTTAACAGCTGATTCGGCATATTGCCCTGAATATTTCAGCCGAGTAGCTCCGTCCGattcacaaaagaaaaagtggctCACTTATCTCTTAATTGGGGGGAGGGTTGGGGTGCATATAAACATCACAAACATCCCATAATTactctgtttcagctgctgataATACTGCTCCACCGCTGACTACATGTCTGGGTAGTTTTATTcagctggaaatgaaaacacactcacacagtttcaTTTGAGCTTTTGAAGTTCTCTTTGTAGTATTTGGTGTTAAAGGAGGCCAAGTCTACAAACTATATTGTATTAGGTATATTAGGTTTTTACATCTGGGATTAGTGGTGCTTTGACTAACAcatttttccaagaaaaaaagaagatacaTGTAAATCTGACTATGTGAGATAATTTCTCAGAAGAACACAAATCCAAATCTCTGAAAAAGCTGCAAAATTGATTCTTTTTTGCTTTACATCCTGTGGTGAGCTGTTGTATAGGTGTTAACAGTAAATGACCACAGTTTCAAAAGTTATATTAACTGTTTACTTCATGCAGCATGCACGGCTCTTACAGAAACCAAGTGTTTCATGCTTCTTCTTACTCTGTTGGTTTGCACGGGTTTTGTggcatttactgtaaaaattgACAAAGGTTCCCAGTAATGGTGGTTCTAAAAGCCTGAATTGTcaggtgattatttttttttatatctgccTTTGTGTGTACTAAAAATAGACTTGTTGTGTGGTTTTTACACATGCCTTCCCATTACTGTTGCTCACTTCTGTTGAAAGTGGTAATGACTGCAAAggtttgtgtttgcatgcatgtgatGCATGCTCTGCACCAGCCTTAAGTCTTACACGATCACAAAGGATTTCCTGCATTGCATAAGCcacggcaaaaaaaaaaaaaaaaaaaatttgatgtGCACATGCATAACTTTTCTATACAGTATGTCTCTACTTTGAGTATCTGCAGTTAACATATGAAGACATCTGACTTTTCACCACATCTTTCAACTCTCACAGGCTGAgaaaaaactgcagctgaaacCATTTGAAGAGGTCACACTTTACTTTTTAACAAGGGCACGGGAGAAATGTGGTTTGTTGTTGTGTCATTCCTCACCTCACCGCCTGCAGTCTTTTCACTGAGAGTCCAGCAAACAATGAAATATTAGtcctttttaaatacaaaaaaatatatgtttttatgtttttatttctggagTCTGCAAGTATGGGTTTCCTTTATCCATATTAGCCAATTCATGCAGATTTGTAAAAGTCTGAAGAGCAGGGTGGGGCTTCTTTCTTCACAAATGTGTGTCTCAAACGTTTGAAATGACCATTTTACAACTATCCCTTCTCTTTGATATCATACAGATGGTGGAAGCCTGAACTTTGGAACACAGGAATTGCTTACATGGACAAATGTATTGGGCCACagctcttaatctttgaattcaggagGTTTCAGTCCCATAGTCACAGGTGTATGTCAAGTACCTAGCCATGCATTCTGCCTTTAAAAccttttgtgaaagaatggacTTGTTGCAGCAGTGGCATCAAGTCAGTTTGTCAAATTGCTCTCCTCCTAGATATCACAGAATCCACTGTAAGTGATATTACTGCAAAGAGGAATTATTTAGAAACCAAATAAACTCAGCAAAAAGTGTCAGAACACATAAAGTTGATCTGAAACTTAGGATGGAGTTGCCAAATGCTGAGTCACAGAAGTCTCCAAcgctctgctgtgtttccaaacctcctctgacattaacatcagcacaaaaattcCACTGGCAGCTTCATGACAGTGGTTTCTATGCTCAAACAGccggcccagtacttttgtccatatataGTAGGCTTGCCTGATTATGTGAGACTTTGGCTATGCTTAATATGAACATTCACCGCTGTAACATTACATATATCAAAGAAAATGAGGAGGACCACATTCATTTGGGGGTTATGCTTTTTGTTAGCCATATTTAGGTTAGAATGAGGATATGGGGAATACTACCcaaataattgttttaattttgcttctgAAAAACTCTTATGTGCATTGACTTAAGTGACTCTTACCTGTGATAATTAACCGGTGACCCGGAAACTGGGctcggcagatggctgcccctccctgagcctggttctgctggaagtttcttcctaaaaggagtttttctctcccactgtcaccacatgcttgctcataggggttcgtctgattgttggagttGTCTCTCTGTTATTGTAGAGtccttaccttacaatataaaatatcttgaggtgactgttgtgatttggtcctatataaataaaactgaattgaatttaaatatttatcaagGATGGACACAGACacgtgacatcacccattgctTTTGCAGAAtgcattttgaagcttcagAGTTCATGAATTGATTACCACAGTTATATCTGCCAATGTTGGACGAACTGCCAAAGTAGCCCCAACTCCCATAGTTCAAACATTCAACCTTATCAACACTTAAACTGGCCAGTTatactaataaataaattaataaaaacatcacACCTACAGTTGTTATGTAGGGATAAAGTATCCACAGGGGCTAAAACTGGTTTATCTACCAGGCAAATCAAACTTGGGCATTTAAACATAGTAGTCTAAGGGGATGGACTCATtcttggagccagcctcaagtagCCCCTGGAAGAATGGCAGTCTGCACTATTGATCTCTTTTCTTGAGTATTGGTGTTGAAGAGGTTGCAActtacaaatatataaatataacttAAATATAAGGCTTAGTAATGACCTTAAACACGGTCTGTATAGgtaacagtaaatgtttcacaAACAGAACAGCACATTTGCTAGACATTTCTATTGTTACTGTTTTGGTGAGTCCTGATGCTTATTTGTGTAGTTTTTAGGCAATAATTGGAGTTCTACGGGTCAGAGAAATAATCAAGTTGTTGTGGCACACATAAATGATGTTCAGTTCTTTTACAATATGTAAAACACAGTAATTAACTCCTTCACATATTATACTTTTTCTTAATCACAGGAAAAGACTCAGCAATTATTCTACCAAAGATCGTGGCCTTTGTTGGTGAAACTGTCCTTCTGCCCTGCAACACCACCCCTACTGGTGATGTGCCAACAGTGGAGTGGATTAAGGAGGGTCTGTTTCCAGACATTGCCTTCTTATACAGAGATGGATGTGAGACCTTTGAGATGAAGAATCTGGTCTTCCAGTACAGAACAAAGCTCATCAGGCACGAACTTCACAGTGGAAATCTCTCAATGTTGATTTCCAATGTGCAACCAAAAGATAGGGGAACATACCAGTGTGTGACTCGGAGGAACAATAAAAAGCAAATCATCTCAAGACTGGAGCTGGTTGTAGGTATGTCTCCACTTTGAAATGCTGCACATGTTTCATATTTTGGTTTGGGTTTATCTAAACACCTGAAGGAGTGTGAGTATCTGTGACCTCTGTGGCCAGATTGAATGGTTTATGATTGAAGACCAAGTTTGAGGTCTCTGGAAAACAGAGCAAATAGATGTTTTTACTGAATTAGACCAAAATCCATCAAGGATCCATCAAAAGACAAGAACAGAAATCTGAGGCTTCATTCAACACCAAAACTGGGAAGATAAACACGGTTTGTTACATCACCATATCTGATGCTGTGGATGAGACAGGCAGGCTTCCGCCACTGATGGTGTGACGATCTTGGGAATcttttttggcacattttgtTCCCCTAATCAGATTTTCACTGGgtgtgagcaggatggacataatttggagacaaagttagagaggcaaggctgagatgttttggacatgtgTAGAGGAGGGATAACGGATATAATTAATAAAGAATGCTGaaaatggagctgccaggcaggaggaaaagaagaagaccacagagaagattcatggatgcagtgaaggaggatatgCTGAGGGTTGCTGTGAGAATGCCAGGGAGGGTGAGATGGTTCCTGaggggagcagccaaaagaaggaGAATGAATATCAGACAGTGAAGGCTGAATACCACAGCATGTATATGAATTATTGCTCATCAGTACAGCACTTTATGACCTAAGTTTGCCATCTTTAAAGACTCCTTTCAACACAATAAGGCAGGCAGGCAAACTGTGCATCACTGTGTATGCTTCAGTAGCGTTCCCAGGAATCTGGTGGAACACCTTTTAATGAGCAGGAAATTTACAGCTGGAATGACTTGACAGTCATTTTGAGAAAGAGCAGCATcgcagaggaatgtttccactGTTCTAATTTAACTGGTTAGTGGGTGTTAGAACCAGGTGAAcagttttctccatttcattCTTTGTTCTAAGCAAAGGCAAAGGTCATCTGCAGATTGAAGTCATTCCCCAAATGTTAAACTCCTGAGGGCACTTTTAACCACAAAATTCAGACAATGCATTCATATTAAAGTGTTTCCACGCATGTCTATTTGATAATGTTTTGTACAATGATTTTAATTGAAATGTTGGTTGGAAAGTTCAAATGTGGGAGCCTGAATAATTCTTATTTTTGCAGGTGCCGTTTCTGAGCCGAGACTCTCGGTTGTTCCAGGTGTGGGAGATGAACTGACTCTGCAGTGTGAGGCCAGGTGCTGGTTCCCCGAGCCTCTGATTATATTTCTTGACAATCAGGGAAATGAGATGAGTGCTGAAGACCCAAGGAGAAAGGAAGACTCCCCGGGGTGCCTCACAGCCACAAGAAAAGTGACTCTGCAGACTCCTACCAACAGGTTTAATATCATTTTAATATCTAAAGTTTAGATGCCAAGTGGCTTTAACTTTATGTGAGATTGTTGAGTTAAATTATTACATGAGTGGACATGGAATTTtcttttacaagaaaaaaaaaagaggaacaaaaCTTAAATCTTTTGATCACAGGGTCACCTGCAGAGTCCACCAGCCTGAGCTAAACCAGACCAGGTACTCTGAGATTTGGATACCAGGTACACCAGAGCTTTAACACACACCTGGACACACACCTCAGCTGATtactttaaaacaaatatttgtgtCTATGCTTTACAGTCTGTCCAGCACTTCTAAAACATTCAGATGTATAAATGCTGAATAAATTATCTACATTATATGGATTTAAAAAAcctgttaaaaataaagttaaaattaattttgatgGTTAGGTCTGTTTTGGTCATCATCGTGTGCTTCAACATTACATTATTTTTCTGTAATGActgtaaatgttacatttttgtgtggTAATATTGCACCAAAAGGCAccttcaaaaaacaaataatgcagatgtttctttgtgcaaaatgtatttatttattgtaacgTTCCTGTTTAATCTgttcttttatcattttagatGCATGCCTGAGGTCCTGCACTGTAATTGTTGTAATATGTATTGTAGCAATGACCTCTGTAGTCCCAGTCTTCTTTCTCATCTTTTTGTTGGCCAAGAAATATTGCTGCACTGGTGAGTCgtttttagctcagctgtttcaaagaaaaagtcaaacTATTGTAATTGCCTACAGCTGTTCtacaaaaactttaacattgttttattgtaattaattcattcattgttttacaaaaaagcaggaaaaataaagcacataATTGTTTGACTGGGTGCCAAATTTGCTATTTGCTGAATAAATAACGATATCATGTGTTAGTTTGAATTATTTTAATGATAGCGGGTGTCTGTCAGGGGCACAGCTGAGACTTTCAGAGTAGGTAGGTATTACAAAGTAGctgcagaagaagcagcagctgcagacggGGTAAAGAAGCTTAAATAAGGTGCTATAAATCAGATTTGCCATTTTATTGGTTAGAAGGATATCAGCTGAGTGACCAGGCTGAATTTGGATTGTAGCCTTCCTGaaccaatgtgtgtgtgtgtgtgttacaggagaaaaacaaaaatccccTGTTAAAGACGAGACCATCGAGGAGcaaactaatgaaaacaatgAACGCAAACCCAGTACAGCCACGATGCCACCCAGCGAGTCATCTAATgattccacatcctctctaggaATCTCTAATATCTTCCCACAAACAGCAGAGTCTCCCCAcagcaaccacaacaacaacccCAAACCAGAGGCCACAAGCACCAGCTGCCCTTCAATAGCTAACAGCTTATCAGAGACCACAGAAGAAGATTTAGGACCTCACAGCTCAACACGAACCCCAGCACCTGACCCCGTGATGAAAAGCAGCAGTCAAGACAGCAGTTCTGCTTTTTCAATAAACAGTAACACACTGTCCATTCCTTCCACTCATTCAAAAGACGTCCTAAACGTTACGAACAAGCATCGTACAAGCAGTGTGCGATCTCAACGCAGAAGTAACAACTCTCAGGAGTCAGAGCCGCTCATTGGATGATACTGATATAGGCGGAGAGATGAACCTCAGTATGAGGATGAGGTGCCTTTGATATTtggacaaaaagaaacaaaaacactgaggtCAGTGAGTAAACTAACTCACAGCTGTCAGTTGGGCCGGAGTTCATGaagtaatttaattttttgtcaACTGATTTTTCAGTCATATCCAATCATCGCACGTGCACTTTTGGATATTTGATAAGTGAGTTTTATAGCCAAGCACTCCATTTTATAAGCAgcccaattttttaaaaatactgtaatactttttatatatataatacatataatCTAGAAAGTAAGCAAATGTCATGATAATGTGCAGTATCATTCATGATACCTGCTTTTCTTGAATATCTTCTGAGAAATAATTGTAATTCTCTGAATATGTTTCTCTTGAAAACAGTTTATTACTCAGTGTTAGTTGAATAAGACTTTATCTTCAGCTGGTTATCTGGGTCTGTCAGTATGAAGCTACCTGAGCCCCAGCCAAAGTAAAACTTCaacacagcagagcagcagaggtCAGTGTTTACTCACATGGAGCTTAATGGTTAATGCCTGCATTAAAGTGATCTACACTGGTGAATGTAACCTGAAAATAcatcataaagaaatgagtttatttctcatttataattttctaatgttgaaataatatttttcctgtttattcaCTTCCCTAAAAAcgcccacccaccccacccccaagaTATCAAACCATGGCTGTGGAGAGTCTTTACACCACATCCTCCTGACACATCTGAGTACCTCATCTGCTTCTGAAATGTAGTGAAAATGCAGTGAATATAAGGTACAAATACTTCAAGTACTTACTTTCCATTCTTGGAAatttattttgaacattttttccCTGGTTCTATATGGTTTTCTAATACTAGTGCTACATTTCAAAATCTTTATGCAAGTGCTACAATATAACTGCAGAACTGATAAAGAGCGCCCCCCAGTGGGCAAATGATATGTTTGCATTAATCAACCAACATTCAGCTTGTGCTTAGACACTTGGAACCTGGACGCTTTAATGCTAACTTCATTTAATTTTGAGCTGCTCTCTAAATGTGATTTTTCATTTCTAGCTCTGTACTGTATATTCCGTTTCTCTCATATTTATTGATTTACTACAGTCGCAGTATGTAttcccttttttgttttacatttgtaTAAAATGTgctatatgaaaaaaagtgttttagctTTTTAGACTTAATAAAAAATTACATTCAGTCAGACCCTGTGTGTGTAACGTTGTCAGCGTTTTCACCCTTTGTGTAAATGAGAGAATGTACCTGCTGACCATATTTATCTCACCACCTTCCCTTTACATTATGTAAGGTAACGTCACTGCACTTCCCACTTTCTCAGAGATAGTTGTGAGGGATGGGCGAGTGGTGGAGCTATAAATCAAAAGGCTTCTAAACAGTTTGAACAGTCCAATTTTTGATATGCACCATATTTACAGTGCAGATTggccaaaattgaagaaaaactccaagtacaaaaaagagTCAAACTACAGAACAAAAGAGAAATAACTAGCAATCTCCAGCTCAAAGAGGATACCAAACTGAAACACTACGGCCCTCTCGCCAGCCACTGTTGATAAttgctgttatttttcttttcatattttgaggggggttttttttcagtttgtttcagtttcctccCATTGTTAGATTTAACAAATAGTAATAGTACAGAATAATGCCAGTTAAATAGAAAGTCAACTTAAAGCAGTGCTTGATCTG
It contains:
- the LOC115797529 gene encoding butyrophilin subfamily 1 member A1-like, which encodes MREFIKVCVFFHLHFLLTCGSATLVCLIVLAVGIPSCTGKDSAIILPKIVAFVGETVLLPCNTTPTGDVPTVEWIKEGLFPDIAFLYRDGCETFEMKNLVFQYRTKLIRHELHSGNLSMLISNVQPKDRGTYQCVTRRNNKKQIISRLELVVGAVSEPRLSVVPGVGDELTLQCEARCWFPEPLIIFLDNQGNEMSAEDPRRKEDSPGCLTATRKVTLQTPTNRVTCRVHQPELNQTRYSEIWIPDACLRSCTVIVVICIVAMTSVVPVFFLIFLLAKKYCCTGEKQKSPVKDETIEEQTNENNERKPSTATMPPSESSNDSTSSLGISNIFPQTAESPHSNHNNNPKPEATSTSCPSIANSLSETTEEDLGPHSSTRTPAPDPVMKSSSQDSSSAFSINSNTLSIPSTHSKDVLNVTNKHRTSSVRSQRRSNNSQESEPLIG